The window AAGGGCAAGGGCAATGTGGTGATGTTGAGAGGCCCCGCCGGCACCTCCTGGGCGGAGAACCGCGGCAACGCCTTCAAGGCGCGCATCGCCGAAAAGTACCCCGGCATCCAGATCATCGGTGAGCAGTACATGCAGTCCTCGCCCGACCAGGGCCTACGGGTCATGGAGGACTTCCTGCAAACCTATCCGCAGATTGACGGCGTGTACAATGGTGCGGATAGCGTTGCCATCGGTGCGGCCCAGGCGATTGTGGCCGCCGGCAAGGCCGGCCAGATCGTCATCACCACCACCGACTTCCAGCCCGACTGCGAGAAATTCGTGCGCGAGGGTGTCATCTCCGCCGCAGTCGTCCAGCAGACGGTGGTCATCGGACGCTGGGGCATCCGCGCCGCCATCAATTACCTGGAAGGCCGCGAGGTTCCCAAGGCGCTGTGGACCCCGCTACTGCTGGTCACCAAGGAAAATGTTGACCAGGTTGATTTCAGCGGCGTCCGCGCGCCGGACGGCTGGAAACCTCCTGTCGCACACTGATGCGTTTGTTGGTCGTGGTGTCTGCTCCTGCCGGGTGGTGCAAGCCGCCCGGCAGGAGCGGGCTGTGAGCGGTATGGTGGAAGAAACCCGACAAGGGGGACTGCATGAGCTTTCCAACCTACGCGAAGGGACAGTACCAGGTCAGTTTCGAGGAGCGCATTGATTTCCACCGCCTGCGCCGCGAGCGCATCGCGCGCACGCTCGAGGCCATGCGCGCTGAGGGGGTGGACGCGCTCCTGCTCTGGAAGGACGAGAATGTGCGCTATCTTTCGGATTTGCGCGCCATCATGATCCAGTACCGCTCCACGACGACATACGGCGTTCTCCTCTTTGCGGATGGGCACTTGACGCTCTTTGCCTCCGGTGGGGAGGTGGCCCGGGCGCGGGAGGTCATGCTATGGATTCAGGACCTGGTCGCCATCCCCATCCTGGACGAGAGGGGATTGGTGGAGACTGTGCTCCACACCGAAATCATCCCGCGTTTAGCGGATAAAGGAATATTGCGAGGCCGCATCGGGGTGGACGGCATGACCTATCCCCAGATGCGCGCCTATCAGAGCGCGCTGGCCGGCGCGGAGCTGGTGGACGGCGAGACCCTGATGCAGAGGGTGCGCCGCATCAAGACCGTGGACGAGGTCGCCATTTTACAAGAGGCGGTGGCGGTGGCCGATGCGGTGACCCAGGCGGCGATCGATGCCGTGCGGCCGGGCGTGCGCGAGTGTGAGATCGCCGGCGAGGCTATGAAGGTGCTCTTCTCGCTGGGCGGCGAATTTGCCCATTTGGCCAGCCCCTTCGTCGCCTCCGGCGAGCGCATGTCGCCGCCCACGCGCTTTGCCACGGATAAACTGGTGCGCCACGGCGATCTGGTGTTCATTGACATCGGCGCCTGCTGGAACGGCTATTTCGGCGATGTCGGCCGGGCCGTGATCTGCGGCCAGCCCTCGGCCATGCAGAAGAAAATTTACCAGACGGTGTATGAGGCACTGCAGGCCGGCATCGAGAAGATGCGGCCGGGCAACACCAACGAGGATGTGGCACGCGCCATCCGCTCCACGGCGGCCAAGCACGGCCTGCAGGATCATTTCATCAACCTGTTCATTGGCCACGGCATCGGTATCAGTCCCAACGAACCCCCCTATATCGGAGAGCAGACCCCCGGGGCGGAGGAGGTGGTGCTGGAACCGGGCATGGTCTTCGCTGTGGAACCCCTGATCTGGGTGCCGGGCGTGCGCGGCGGCGGAGGTGTGCGGCTGGAGGAGACCATCCTCATCACCGAGGGGGAAGCGATGGTGATGTCGCGCGCCCCCTTCGACGAGCGGCTTTTGACATAATCAAGGGGCAGAGTGCATGGCAAGATGGAAGATTTACGCGTTGCTGACCGGCACATCGCCGGTGGATAAATCGGTGGTGACGTATCTTCAGGAGCCGGGGACCCCGTTCCGGGTGGCTAATGTGATCTTTGTGCTGGAAGGGGCCGGCGAGCACATCGTGGTGGACACGAGCTTCGAGTCGGTGGAAGCGATCCGGCGCATCAACAAGCGAGAGCTGGAGCGTACGCCGGCGCAGGAGCCGGCGCATCAACTGGCACAGATCGGCGTGGACCCGCTCAAGGTGCGGAAAGTGGTGCACACCCATTTGCACTACGATCACGTGGGCAACAACCGGCTGTTCCCGAACGCGCGTTTCTATGTCCAGCGGGAGGAACTGCGCTTCGCCTTTGCGCCTAATCCCTTGCTTGCGCCGATCTATCACTCGCCGCTACTGGGACATACGCCGGCGTATCTGGGGAGCAATCTCGAGATATTGGACGGCGATATGCCTATCGCGGCCGGCGTGACGGTGATCCATGTTCCCGGCCATACCC of the Anaerolineae bacterium genome contains:
- a CDS encoding aminopeptidase P family protein; translated protein: MSFPTYAKGQYQVSFEERIDFHRLRRERIARTLEAMRAEGVDALLLWKDENVRYLSDLRAIMIQYRSTTTYGVLLFADGHLTLFASGGEVARAREVMLWIQDLVAIPILDERGLVETVLHTEIIPRLADKGILRGRIGVDGMTYPQMRAYQSALAGAELVDGETLMQRVRRIKTVDEVAILQEAVAVADAVTQAAIDAVRPGVRECEIAGEAMKVLFSLGGEFAHLASPFVASGERMSPPTRFATDKLVRHGDLVFIDIGACWNGYFGDVGRAVICGQPSAMQKKIYQTVYEALQAGIEKMRPGNTNEDVARAIRSTAAKHGLQDHFINLFIGHGIGISPNEPPYIGEQTPGAEEVVLEPGMVFAVEPLIWVPGVRGGGGVRLEETILITEGEAMVMSRAPFDERLLT
- a CDS encoding N-acyl homoserine lactonase family protein, producing the protein MARWKIYALLTGTSPVDKSVVTYLQEPGTPFRVANVIFVLEGAGEHIVVDTSFESVEAIRRINKRELERTPAQEPAHQLAQIGVDPLKVRKVVHTHLHYDHVGNNRLFPNARFYVQREELRFAFAPNPLLAPIYHSPLLGHTPAYLGSNLEILDGDMPIAAGVTVIHVPGHTPGSQAVLVETEAGVYCIAGDTIPLFENIEKGIPHGVHDSVSDWYRSLNRIKALSDYVIPSHDMRLFERGPIAVWPGAYAYKIER
- a CDS encoding sugar ABC transporter substrate-binding protein, whose amino-acid sequence is YQYLDKQIAQMEDLIASKVDAIILVATNGPGTVQVVEEAVAAGIPVINCNVMTDSDKVVTRIRSDDEVIGQMQADFMGEALKGKGNVVMLRGPAGTSWAENRGNAFKARIAEKYPGIQIIGEQYMQSSPDQGLRVMEDFLQTYPQIDGVYNGADSVAIGAAQAIVAAGKAGQIVITTTDFQPDCEKFVREGVISAAVVQQTVVIGRWGIRAAINYLEGREVPKALWTPLLLVTKENVDQVDFSGVRAPDGWKPPVAH